In Synechocystis sp. PCC 6714, the following are encoded in one genomic region:
- a CDS encoding RuBisCO accumulation factor 1 encodes MTHSPESNPTLSATEAAELIRSLLHKEGTWVDWGKKCQQLQKSGYGAEEIFEQSGFQKVQQNLVIVASQVYESLVKQGTDEAILAYFRGPKSDVLYELRILNHQQRAIAAVEAQQKNLAADEAKELAKAFQEFGYLSQLPEGFTDHPGDALAYQCWKLARQKKNLPERTRLIVKGLKFAHSPSARQAIEKLLSDLTAQPSRKAPLVPVFRLEEDQEAARLIPVAGTFPLQPEEVQIVQPLEQQEPFGMVHYQGNGAVVPVPQWQAILTAEDPVAIFCQAGEVSESLARKDEQVLVVVDRSKKTWNDGSYFLLSQGESVGIQWCETEPEREILAQVVLVLRPKKIFDANNLREPWQMDD; translated from the coding sequence ATGACCCATTCCCCTGAATCCAATCCGACTTTGAGCGCCACCGAAGCCGCTGAACTGATCCGTTCCCTGTTGCATAAAGAGGGGACCTGGGTGGATTGGGGGAAAAAATGTCAGCAATTGCAGAAGTCCGGTTACGGTGCCGAGGAAATTTTTGAGCAGTCCGGCTTCCAAAAAGTGCAACAAAATTTGGTCATTGTGGCCAGCCAGGTCTATGAAAGTCTGGTCAAACAAGGTACCGATGAAGCGATATTGGCCTATTTCCGTGGCCCCAAAAGCGATGTGCTCTACGAGCTACGCATCCTTAACCACCAACAACGGGCGATCGCCGCAGTGGAGGCCCAACAGAAAAACTTGGCCGCCGATGAAGCAAAGGAATTGGCCAAAGCATTTCAGGAATTTGGTTACCTGTCTCAACTGCCGGAAGGTTTTACTGACCATCCCGGGGACGCATTGGCCTATCAGTGTTGGAAATTGGCCCGGCAAAAAAAGAACTTACCAGAAAGAACCCGTTTAATTGTTAAAGGATTGAAATTTGCCCATTCCCCCAGCGCCCGGCAGGCGATCGAAAAATTACTCAGCGATTTAACTGCCCAGCCCAGCCGTAAAGCTCCCCTGGTGCCGGTGTTTCGCCTTGAGGAAGACCAGGAAGCGGCCCGACTCATTCCAGTGGCGGGAACTTTTCCCCTCCAGCCCGAAGAAGTGCAAATAGTTCAGCCTTTGGAGCAACAAGAACCCTTTGGGATGGTGCATTACCAAGGAAATGGAGCGGTGGTGCCGGTGCCTCAGTGGCAAGCAATTTTGACCGCCGAAGATCCGGTGGCTATTTTCTGCCAAGCGGGGGAAGTGTCGGAATCCCTAGCCCGTAAGGATGAACAGGTTTTAGTGGTGGTGGATCGCAGCAAAAAAACTTGGAATGATGGCAGTTATTTTCTGCTCAGCCAAGGGGAAAGTGTGGGCATTCAATGGTGCGAAACGGAGCCGGAAAGGGAGATCTTAGCCCAGGTGGTGTTGGTACTGCGACCGAAGAAAATTTTCGATGCCAACAACCTCCGGGAACCCTGGCAAATGGATGATTAG
- a CDS encoding YkgJ family cysteine cluster protein: MATWYCMEGCGACCNLTPEDRPDLDQYLTPEELNLYLSLVGEDGWCINYNHGDRLCEIYPDRPSFCRVKPDNFARMFAVAPAEFDEFAHHCCEEQIEGVYGPRSLELKRYQKGLAKVASAPA; this comes from the coding sequence ATGGCAACTTGGTATTGTATGGAGGGGTGTGGCGCCTGTTGTAATCTCACCCCGGAAGATCGGCCGGATTTAGACCAATATCTCACCCCGGAGGAATTAAACCTTTACCTCAGTTTGGTGGGGGAAGATGGTTGGTGCATTAATTACAACCATGGCGATCGCCTCTGTGAAATTTATCCAGACCGACCTAGTTTTTGTCGGGTAAAACCAGATAATTTTGCCCGTATGTTTGCCGTTGCTCCGGCGGAGTTTGATGAGTTTGCTCACCATTGTTGCGAAGAACAAATAGAGGGGGTTTATGGTCCCCGGAGCCTAGAGCTAAAGCGCTATCAAAAAGGATTAGCTAAGGTGGCCAGTGCCCCGGCATAG
- a CDS encoding VWA domain-containing protein: MRIDLSLLLSDQNLDAGAPTSQRQLRIAVAAKADDHDRRLPLNLCLVLDHSGSMDGQPLETVKSAALGLIDRLGEEDRLAVIAFDHRAKIVIENQQVRNGAAIAKAIEKLKAEGGTAIDEGLKLGIQEAAKGKEDRVSHIFLLTDGENEHGDNDRCLKLGTVASDYKLTVHTLGFGDHWNQDVLEAIAASAQGSLSYIENPNEALHTFRQLFQRMSSVGLTNGHLLLELAPQAHLATVKPVAQVSPETMDLTVQSQGQTWEVRLGDLMTDQERVLLLNLYLDQLPPGRHVIGQVKIRYDDPASGQTNLLSDPLPLTIQVQTQYQPSTDAQVQESILTLAKYRQTQIAETKLKAGDRQGAATMLQTAAKTALQMGDKNGATILQTNATRLQSGEDLSEGDRKKTRMVSKTTLQAPQGDG, encoded by the coding sequence ATGCGTATCGACCTTTCCTTGCTGTTAAGTGACCAGAATTTGGATGCTGGGGCCCCCACCAGTCAGCGGCAGTTGCGGATAGCTGTGGCGGCCAAAGCGGACGACCATGATCGCCGGTTGCCCCTGAATTTGTGCTTGGTATTAGACCACAGCGGTTCCATGGATGGCCAACCCCTGGAAACGGTCAAAAGTGCGGCCTTGGGGTTAATCGATCGCCTGGGGGAAGAGGATCGTCTTGCGGTCATTGCCTTCGACCATCGGGCCAAAATTGTCATTGAAAATCAACAGGTGCGGAACGGAGCGGCGATCGCCAAAGCAATTGAAAAGTTAAAAGCGGAAGGGGGCACCGCCATTGATGAGGGGCTAAAACTGGGTATTCAGGAAGCAGCTAAAGGTAAGGAAGACCGGGTTTCCCACATTTTTCTGCTTACCGATGGGGAAAATGAGCATGGGGATAATGACCGTTGTCTGAAATTGGGCACCGTCGCATCGGACTATAAATTAACAGTCCATACCCTTGGTTTTGGCGACCATTGGAACCAGGACGTATTGGAAGCGATCGCCGCATCGGCCCAGGGCAGTTTGAGCTATATCGAAAATCCCAACGAAGCATTGCATACCTTTCGTCAACTGTTCCAACGCATGAGCAGTGTGGGACTAACCAATGGCCATCTCCTGCTGGAATTAGCGCCCCAAGCCCATCTCGCCACCGTCAAACCCGTGGCCCAGGTCTCCCCAGAAACCATGGATTTAACCGTACAAAGCCAAGGGCAAACCTGGGAAGTGCGTCTGGGGGATTTGATGACCGACCAGGAAAGGGTCTTACTACTCAACCTTTACCTAGACCAATTGCCCCCGGGCCGCCACGTCATCGGCCAAGTAAAAATCCGCTACGACGATCCTGCATCAGGACAAACTAATCTACTTTCCGACCCGTTGCCCTTGACCATTCAGGTACAAACCCAGTACCAACCCAGCACCGATGCCCAGGTCCAGGAATCCATTCTCACCCTGGCTAAATATCGTCAGACCCAGATTGCCGAAACCAAACTCAAAGCCGGCGATCGCCAAGGGGCGGCCACCATGCTCCAAACCGCCGCCAAAACCGCTCTGCAAATGGGGGACAAAAACGGAGCTACTATTCTACAAACCAATGCCACCAGACTTCAATCCGGGGAAGATTTGTCTGAAGGCGATCGGAAAAAGACCCGCATGGTCAGCAAAACCACCCTCCAAGCCCCCCAGGGTGACGGCTGA
- a CDS encoding Rho termination factor N-terminal domain-containing protein: MKQEIGALLHLDIDEIEPLFPTKAHQFLVAKAAESINLCGGRNWIPLVVKQTGESSFVAVANIFTLAAVREAGLRKIWCIVANNNEFVQQSSQLLTKEIVPKVNLTTASRDEIKLALDYLVNRPINPLSGVKVALALDKIANADRQYWQENLKDIVALKCGITNGKKLDIFKEVFYTIPEIRVISNEETESPDDLRTLTTAQLKKIARERGYSGYSKMKKAELLILLADINGS; the protein is encoded by the coding sequence ATGAAACAGGAAATTGGCGCCTTACTGCATCTTGATATTGACGAAATTGAACCACTTTTTCCAACGAAAGCCCATCAATTTTTAGTTGCAAAAGCGGCAGAATCAATTAATCTTTGTGGGGGAAGAAATTGGATTCCTTTAGTTGTTAAGCAAACGGGAGAAAGTAGCTTTGTCGCCGTTGCCAATATTTTTACTTTAGCGGCGGTGAGGGAAGCAGGGTTAAGAAAGATTTGGTGCATTGTTGCTAACAACAATGAGTTTGTACAGCAATCGTCTCAGCTTTTAACCAAGGAAATTGTCCCCAAAGTAAACTTAACAACAGCGAGTAGGGATGAAATTAAGCTTGCCCTTGACTATTTAGTTAATCGTCCTATCAATCCTTTATCTGGTGTAAAAGTTGCCCTTGCACTAGATAAAATAGCCAATGCTGACCGTCAATATTGGCAAGAAAATCTTAAGGATATCGTTGCCCTTAAATGCGGCATAACTAATGGCAAAAAATTGGATATTTTCAAAGAGGTTTTTTACACTATTCCTGAAATTCGTGTTATCTCTAATGAAGAAACAGAATCGCCAGATGATTTAAGAACATTAACTACAGCCCAACTCAAAAAAATCGCAAGGGAGAGAGGATATTCTGGTTACTCGAAGATGAAAAAAGCCGAGTTACTGATTTTATTAGCCGATATCAACGGGTCATAA
- a CDS encoding M20 family metallopeptidase, which translates to MAELKNLAQTLLPRLVEIRRHLHAHPELSGQEYQTAAYVAGVLSSCGLHVEEAIGKTGVLGQLPGQGIDSRLLAIRTDMDALPIQEMVNLPFASRHLGVMHACGHDIHTTLGLGTAMVLSQMTDKLPGDVRFLFQPAEEIAQGASWMIQDGAMKGVSHILGVHVFPSIPAQQVGIRYGALTAAADDLEIFIQGESGHGARPHEAIDAIWIAAQVITALQQAISRTQNPLRPMVLSLGQISGGRAPNVIADQVRMAGTVRSLHPDTHAQLPQWIEGIVGSVCQTYGAKYEVNYRRGVPSVQNDAQLNKLLENSVRDAWGDEALQIIPEPSLGAEDFALYLEHAPGAMFRLGTGFGDRQVNHPLHHPRFEADETAILTGVVTLSYAAWQYWQNIAI; encoded by the coding sequence GGAGCTAAAAAACTTAGCCCAAACCCTACTGCCCCGGCTGGTGGAAATCCGTCGCCATCTCCATGCCCATCCAGAGTTAAGCGGCCAAGAATATCAAACGGCAGCCTATGTGGCGGGGGTGCTGTCCTCCTGTGGCCTCCACGTCGAAGAGGCGATCGGTAAAACGGGGGTGCTGGGACAATTACCAGGCCAAGGGATCGATTCCCGACTGTTGGCTATCCGCACCGATATGGACGCTTTACCCATCCAGGAAATGGTCAATCTCCCCTTTGCTTCTCGCCATCTGGGAGTAATGCACGCCTGTGGCCACGATATTCACACCACTTTGGGTTTAGGTACGGCCATGGTGCTGTCCCAAATGACCGATAAGTTACCGGGGGATGTCCGTTTTTTGTTTCAACCGGCGGAGGAAATTGCCCAGGGGGCTAGTTGGATGATTCAAGATGGGGCCATGAAGGGGGTTAGTCATATTTTGGGGGTCCATGTTTTTCCTTCCATTCCCGCCCAGCAGGTAGGCATTCGTTACGGTGCGTTGACCGCGGCGGCGGATGATCTGGAAATTTTTATCCAAGGGGAATCGGGGCACGGCGCTAGGCCCCACGAGGCGATCGACGCCATTTGGATTGCGGCCCAAGTAATCACAGCCTTGCAACAGGCCATTAGTCGTACCCAAAATCCCCTGCGGCCCATGGTGCTTTCCCTGGGGCAAATTAGTGGTGGCCGAGCCCCCAATGTGATTGCCGACCAAGTCCGCATGGCCGGCACAGTGCGGTCGCTCCACCCCGATACCCACGCCCAACTGCCCCAATGGATTGAAGGTATTGTAGGCAGTGTGTGTCAAACCTATGGTGCTAAGTACGAAGTCAATTATCGTCGAGGAGTGCCTTCAGTACAGAACGATGCCCAGCTAAATAAATTGTTAGAAAATTCCGTGCGGGATGCCTGGGGAGACGAAGCCTTACAAATTATCCCCGAACCATCCCTAGGGGCAGAAGATTTTGCTTTGTACCTAGAACACGCCCCCGGAGCTATGTTTCGCCTAGGCACCGGTTTTGGCGATCGCCAAGTGAATCATCCTTTGCACCATCCCCGCTTTGAAGCAGATGAAACGGCAATTTTAACGGGGGTTGTCACCCTCAGCTACGCCGCCTGGCAATATTGGCAGAATATCGCAATTTAA
- the psb30 gene encoding photosystem II reaction center protein Ycf12/Psb30: protein MELLAALNLEPIFQLTFLGLIVIAGPAVVFVLAFRGGDL from the coding sequence ATGGAATTATTAGCCGCCCTCAATTTAGAACCTATTTTTCAGTTAACTTTCCTTGGCCTCATCGTCATTGCCGGCCCGGCAGTTGTTTTTGTTTTGGCTTTTCGGG
- a CDS encoding ParA family protein has translation MSDSSLKQALSNLPPMAYEADIVGRLIIPEMMAKWNFSYSDGEVVQQYKVGNGLQFVDVAGRKNYGEDIFSHTLNEAEIIVEIKRNTVDLSSNSKSYLAAVAQLKRYLDPSATNCKKVKWGIITNGRHIQLFRRHGRTVYPFTTNIELTPDNIDQTVNLIGQYMKTNRRALTVALYNNKGGVGKTTTAINLAGTLCIPEPEGYAKRVLLVDFDPNQKDLTDLLKIEPSKIRLSEYFEDFKNDKINKQNIISKYKIKLKNSKFYNCFDVLPADDSFLGKASHELLKQKKGILRSIISQFVDDYDYIIIDAPPGDNYFTREAIVAADVILMPSKHNSISSFKNAAMAIRQILPQLGSERRAFNPELADPTPLSIFFNGENITEASKKQAQQAIQEIIEMVKLEDQIDLTSFFFPKLTDAQEDKTIFTIPNYAYISSIAFSYRPAVFTSKVARSHYKQLIEEYFI, from the coding sequence ATGTCCGATTCATCTCTTAAACAAGCTTTATCCAATCTTCCACCAATGGCCTACGAAGCTGACATAGTAGGGCGTCTGATTATTCCAGAAATGATGGCCAAGTGGAACTTTTCCTATTCAGATGGCGAAGTTGTACAACAATATAAAGTTGGTAATGGCTTACAATTTGTTGATGTTGCAGGCAGAAAAAATTACGGCGAAGATATTTTTTCTCACACATTGAACGAAGCGGAAATAATTGTTGAAATTAAACGTAACACAGTAGATTTAAGTTCAAACAGTAAAAGTTACCTAGCGGCTGTGGCCCAACTCAAGAGATATTTGGACCCCAGTGCAACCAACTGTAAAAAAGTAAAGTGGGGAATAATAACGAATGGTAGGCATATTCAACTTTTTCGTCGTCACGGTAGAACAGTTTATCCCTTCACAACTAACATCGAATTAACGCCGGACAATATTGATCAAACAGTTAACCTAATCGGTCAATATATGAAAACTAACCGTCGAGCTTTAACGGTTGCTTTATACAATAATAAAGGGGGAGTAGGGAAAACAACGACGGCTATTAATTTAGCAGGAACTCTTTGCATTCCTGAGCCTGAAGGTTATGCAAAAAGAGTTTTATTGGTTGACTTTGATCCAAATCAAAAAGATTTGACTGATTTGCTCAAAATAGAACCAAGTAAAATAAGACTATCTGAATATTTTGAAGATTTCAAGAATGACAAGATCAATAAACAAAACATTATTTCCAAATATAAAATTAAACTGAAAAACTCAAAGTTTTATAACTGTTTTGATGTTCTCCCTGCTGACGATAGTTTTTTAGGTAAAGCTTCCCATGAATTACTCAAGCAGAAAAAAGGCATCTTGAGAAGCATAATTTCTCAGTTTGTCGACGATTACGATTACATTATCATTGATGCTCCGCCAGGAGATAATTACTTTACTAGGGAAGCTATTGTCGCCGCTGATGTGATTTTAATGCCATCAAAACATAACAGCATTAGCTCTTTTAAAAATGCCGCAATGGCCATAAGACAAATTTTGCCCCAATTGGGCAGTGAAAGAAGAGCATTTAATCCAGAATTAGCCGATCCGACACCATTATCTATCTTTTTCAACGGTGAAAATATAACGGAGGCATCTAAAAAGCAAGCTCAACAAGCAATTCAGGAGATAATCGAAATGGTTAAATTGGAAGACCAAATTGATTTAACCAGTTTTTTCTTCCCTAAATTAACTGATGCCCAGGAAGATAAAACAATTTTTACGATTCCTAACTATGCTTATATTTCATCCATAGCATTTTCCTATCGCCCTGCTGTCTTTACCAGCAAAGTTGCTCGCAGTCATTACAAACAATTAATTGAGGAGTACTTTATCTAA